gaGCTCCTGTCCCACCTGTGTCACCTCGCCACAAGGCCACCCCAAGAGAAAAAGGCAGGAAGAGGTCTGCCCTCCAGGCTGGCTCAGAGCTGGTGGGCACCATGGTGGGACCCCAGCACCATGTTCCCATGAGAGGTGGAAGGGAGAGGCCTCTTCAAGCATCCCACTGATGTGGGTGGAAGGGACAGCTCGGTGGGATGGGGGTGGGATGCAGGTGGGATGGGGGCAGTTGGGCAGATGGAGGGTATCCAGGTGTGGTGGGACACAATGAGCAGGATGGGGCCACCTCAGAGGGACAGGGTGACTCTGGGTGGCATGGAGGCTTCTCCTGTTACATGGAGCCATACAAATGGGACCAGGGCaccccagcaggacagggacagcctggcAGGATGAGGGCACCTTGGGTAGGACAGGGGAACCCAGGCAGGAGGGTGGCACCTGAGAATAAGGATGGGGCAGGGACAACCTGAGCAGGATGGTGGGACCTAGATGGGAAGGGTGTCGTGGATGGGATGGGGGGACGCTGGTTGGGATGAGGACACTAATGTGGGAGGTCACCTCCTGAATGGGGTGGAGGGAGCTCAGATAGGGCACCAAGGATGGACAGAGGAGCTCTGGATAATGTGGGGGGACCCTGGGCAGCATGGGGCAGTGCATGGTATGGGGGAGACCTTGGATGGGATGGAGAGATTTGGATGGGATGAGTggtcctggacaggctggggagatgctggacAGGACTCGGGGGGGCTTGGATGGGGTGGAGGGACCTGGATGGGATGGGGAGATCCTGGGTAGGATGGAAGTGAGCACAGATGGGATATGGGGGATCCTGGGGAGGGTGGTGGGGAACTGAAAGGGATGAAAGCCCATGAAGAGGATGGGGGGCCTGGGAATGGGGAGACCCTGGACGTGCCGGGGTCCGCCCGGCCATGGCGGGGACACATCGGCAGCTGCCGGCCCGCGGGAGCCCTGTAGGCAGCGAATTCGGACCGCTCGGTTCGGCACAGGGCCGGCGCTAGTTCGGTGCAGCTTGGCGGGGCCGGTGCCGGTCGGTGGGGCGGTGCGAGAGCCGTGCCCTGCCCCGCGGTGTCGGTTTGCAGCCGGGGCTCCTCCTCCCCCCGCCGCCCCGCGCATTCCCGACCCtcccgggcggcggcggcggcgacgGCGGGGGGAGCCCGGCGGGGCCGGAGCCAGAGGCGGACCCCTCAGACCCCCACCATGCCGCAGCTGGAACCGGCAGGGGGGGACGACTTGGGGGCCCCCGACGAGCTCATCGCCTTCCAGGACGAGGGCGAGGAGCAGGACAAGGGCGCGGGGCGCGGCTCGGCCCACGGGGACCTGGACGAGCTCAAGTCCTCCCTGGTCAGCGAGACCGAGAACCGCGGCACCGGCCCCGGCCCCAGCCCCGGCTCCGACTCCGAGGTGAGCCCGAAGGATGGCGAagaggggctggggagagggagagaccTCCGCCCGGCCCCGCTCACCCGCTCTCCCCGCAGGCGGAGCGGCCCCCGCAGCCCCGGGAAAGTTTCCAGAAGCCGCGGGACTATTTGGCGGAAGGTACTGGGACCCCCCCTGCGCCCACCGACCCCTCCCGGACTCGCTCCCCTTCGGGCCCGCTCCCCACCGCATCCCCCCGGGACCATCCGACACTTCGGAACTTCTTTGTTTCCGCCCCCGGCTGCGGGCGGGACCCCCCCATGTCCGTCCCCCGCCTCCCCCCGTGTCCGCCCCTCCGTGTCCGTCTCCCCCCACTATTGTTACCCCCCCGAGTCCTCcgtcttccccctctccccgaTGTCCCCCCGTCCCCGCCACTGGAGAACTCGGTCCCGACTCATCTCCCTTCCGCGGGCCCCAACcggccccagctcctgccctggctcCCCCAGTCCCTCACACAAGGACCGATTCCCACCCCCTCCGGAGGAACCGAGCCCGGGACCACCCCCACGCAGCAGAGGCTTTTCCGGGAGCGACCGCGACCCCCACCCCAGGACCCCCCCATGCAGCCGGGATCCACCCCCCAGCCCCGCCCCGGGGCGATTGCCCCAAGGACCCCCCCGGGGCACCAGCCCAGCACCGCTCTGCAGCCGGCACAGCCCTCTCTCCCAATCCCGCTCCCGCTCCATCTGGGACCCCCGGGGCAGAACCAGAGACCCCCCCCGAAGAGACATGAGCACCCCCAAGAGGGCACGTACCCCCCTCCTCAAAGGGACACCCCCCAAGCAGCTAAGGACCCCCCGCAAGGATCTTGAGCAACCCCAAACCGACCAACCCATGACACACATCCCCCCTCCAAGGCGCCATCCTTGCACCCCCAGCCTCCATGAAACCACAGCACACCTTCCCCCGCTCCCCGTGGGTGCTCCCCGCCTCGCCAGCTCCTGACCCCTCCCCCCGCTTCTCTCTCCAGTGGTCAGAC
This genomic window from Indicator indicator isolate 239-I01 unplaced genomic scaffold, UM_Iind_1.1 iindUn_scaffold_101, whole genome shotgun sequence contains:
- the LOC128980297 gene encoding transcription factor 7-like 1-B, yielding MPQLEPAGGDDLGAPDELIAFQDEGEEQDKGAGRGSAHGDLDELKSSLVSETENRGTGPGPSPGSDSEAERPPQPRESFQKPRDYLAEVVRRQQDGVFFKGPPYPGYPFLMLPELGSPYLANGTLSPGAARTLLMGDIVRGLRG